A single window of Watersipora subatra chromosome 9, tzWatSuba1.1, whole genome shotgun sequence DNA harbors:
- the LOC137404376 gene encoding peroxisome biogenesis factor 2-like isoform X2, with product MAEIPAGNLPLRVNQLDAASYDDYIYDMLWERVQDILKYFKGSTILSTYAHELKAVIKLSLWLVVFRRQHASLGQQLLDMRYAVTNSGKAMEMISSVQSHLYLICHVILPYIMSKLDDWFGRRDASTSFPMAIHPEGRQLRQVGFEVFNRELIWHDLAKFMLFLLPYINMRKLRKWFSSGSQTSSDHHKFCMLCDSFPTNPQQISGCVHIYCYHCVAVLIATEGYWHCVSCGSRIDSIDLLLPAVHRVASAS from the exons TTGGATGCTGCTTCATACGatgattatatatatgatatgctCTGGGAAAGGGTTCAGGATatcctaaaatattttaag GGCTCAACAATATTAAGTACATACGCTCATGAACTGAAGGCTGTGATCAAACTGTCTCTTTGGTTG GTAGTCTTTAGACGGCAGCACGCATCGCTGGGTCAGCAACTTTTAGACATGAGATATGCAGTAACTAACTCTGGTAAAGCAATGGAGATGATTAGTAGTGTCCAGTCTCATCTTTATCTTATATGTCACGTCATCCTTCCATATATTATGTCTAAGCTTGATGATTGGTTCGGTCGTCGAGATGCATCTACCTCATTTCCTATG GCTATTCATCCAGAGGGAAGGCAACTCCGTCAA GTTGGCTTTGAAGTATTTAATAGAGAACTCATATGGCACGACCTTGCG AAGTTCATGCTCTTTTTACTTCCTTACATCAACATGAGAAAGTTGAGAAAATGGTTTAGCTCTGGTTCTCAAACATCCTCCGACCACCACAAGTTCTGTATGCTGTGTGACTCGTTCCCTACAAACCCTCAGCAGATTTCGGGCTGCGTCCACATCTACTGTTATCACTGCGTTGCC GTACTGATAGCCACTGAAGGCTACTGGCATTGTGTATCGTGTGGCTCTCGTATTGACTCTATTGATCTGTTGCTTCCGGCTGTACACAGAGTTGCCTCTGCATCGTAG
- the LOC137404376 gene encoding peroxisome biogenesis factor 2-like isoform X1: MAEIPAGNLPLRVNQLDAASYDDYIYDMLWERVQDILKYFKGSTILSTYAHELKAVIKLSLWLVVFRRQHASLGQQLLDMRYAVTNSGKAMEMISSVQSHLYLICHVILPYIMSKLDDWFGRRDASTSFPMLSKLYVILSGIWHCVSLVHFVTFLRKGTFLHVYERLCGIQAIHPEGRQLRQVGFEVFNRELIWHDLAKFMLFLLPYINMRKLRKWFSSGSQTSSDHHKFCMLCDSFPTNPQQISGCVHIYCYHCVAVLIATEGYWHCVSCGSRIDSIDLLLPAVHRVASAS, encoded by the exons TTGGATGCTGCTTCATACGatgattatatatatgatatgctCTGGGAAAGGGTTCAGGATatcctaaaatattttaag GGCTCAACAATATTAAGTACATACGCTCATGAACTGAAGGCTGTGATCAAACTGTCTCTTTGGTTG GTAGTCTTTAGACGGCAGCACGCATCGCTGGGTCAGCAACTTTTAGACATGAGATATGCAGTAACTAACTCTGGTAAAGCAATGGAGATGATTAGTAGTGTCCAGTCTCATCTTTATCTTATATGTCACGTCATCCTTCCATATATTATGTCTAAGCTTGATGATTGGTTCGGTCGTCGAGATGCATCTACCTCATTTCCTATG TTGAGCAAGTTGTATGTAATTCTCTCTGGCATCTGGCACTGCGTCAGCCTGGTCCACTTCGTCACCTTCCTCCGCAAAGGTACCTTTTTGCATGTTTATGAGAGACTGTGTGGGATACAGGCTATTCATCCAGAGGGAAGGCAACTCCGTCAA GTTGGCTTTGAAGTATTTAATAGAGAACTCATATGGCACGACCTTGCG AAGTTCATGCTCTTTTTACTTCCTTACATCAACATGAGAAAGTTGAGAAAATGGTTTAGCTCTGGTTCTCAAACATCCTCCGACCACCACAAGTTCTGTATGCTGTGTGACTCGTTCCCTACAAACCCTCAGCAGATTTCGGGCTGCGTCCACATCTACTGTTATCACTGCGTTGCC GTACTGATAGCCACTGAAGGCTACTGGCATTGTGTATCGTGTGGCTCTCGTATTGACTCTATTGATCTGTTGCTTCCGGCTGTACACAGAGTTGCCTCTGCATCGTAG